One Pseudonocardia abyssalis DNA segment encodes these proteins:
- a CDS encoding hydroxyisourate hydrolase yields MPLTVEVVDLTHGRPASDVRVGLECSDGSVWTAVASASTDESGRIDDWGGADGHDRDLRLVIDARRYFAAQGLLSSQADITIAVGPTSPWTVRHVPVLLAPFGYSTYTGLSS; encoded by the coding sequence GTGCCACTGACAGTGGAGGTCGTGGACCTCACCCACGGTCGACCCGCCAGCGACGTCCGGGTCGGGCTGGAGTGCTCCGACGGCTCCGTCTGGACGGCCGTGGCCTCCGCGTCGACCGACGAGTCGGGCCGGATCGACGACTGGGGCGGGGCGGACGGGCACGACCGCGACCTGCGCCTGGTCATCGACGCCCGGCGGTACTTCGCCGCCCAGGGGCTGCTGTCGTCGCAGGCCGACATCACGATCGCCGTCGGCCCGACGTCACCGTGGACCGTCCGCCACGTGCCGGTCCTGCTCGCCCCGTTCGGCTACAGCACCTACACGGGCCTGTCGTCCTGA
- the purU gene encoding formyltetrahydrofolate deformylase, with translation MHEEHALDGSQPRPVPVRHRAALRVAGPGDSPGGRGAPVDERRLVLTLGCRDEVGVVARIAGAIGEMGGWIAEAAYHSDPETGWFFTRQVVRASSLPFGAAELRRRFAPVAQRIGADAGWTVTDSTDRKSVVLLVSRETHCLHDLLGRFSSGELPVRLAAVIGNHASLGPVARAHGAEFHHVVFPKAGGPQEEKDRAFAQLRGLVADHDPDAIVLARFMQIIPADLCAEWEGRAINIHHSFLPSFIGAMPYHQAHARGVKLIGATCHYVTEHLDAGPIIEQDVIRVDHSDTAPEMVRRGRDIERLVLARGLRWHLEDRVLVHGNRTVVFR, from the coding sequence ATGCACGAGGAACACGCGTTGGACGGGTCGCAGCCGCGCCCGGTCCCGGTCCGCCACCGCGCGGCACTGCGGGTGGCGGGGCCGGGGGACTCGCCGGGCGGCCGCGGCGCCCCCGTCGACGAGCGGCGGCTCGTACTGACGCTGGGCTGCCGCGACGAGGTCGGCGTCGTCGCGCGGATCGCGGGCGCGATCGGTGAGATGGGCGGCTGGATCGCCGAGGCGGCCTACCACTCCGACCCGGAGACGGGCTGGTTCTTCACCCGTCAGGTCGTGCGCGCGTCGTCGCTGCCGTTCGGGGCCGCGGAGCTGCGCAGACGGTTCGCCCCGGTCGCGCAGCGGATCGGCGCCGACGCGGGCTGGACCGTCACCGACTCCACCGACCGCAAGAGCGTGGTCCTGCTGGTCAGCCGCGAGACGCACTGCCTGCACGACCTGCTGGGCCGCTTCTCCAGCGGCGAGCTGCCGGTGCGGCTCGCCGCCGTCATCGGCAACCACGCCTCGCTCGGGCCGGTCGCGCGGGCGCACGGCGCGGAGTTCCACCACGTCGTGTTCCCGAAGGCGGGTGGGCCGCAGGAGGAGAAGGACCGCGCGTTCGCGCAGCTGCGCGGCCTCGTCGCCGACCACGATCCGGACGCGATCGTGCTGGCCCGGTTCATGCAGATCATCCCCGCCGACCTGTGCGCGGAGTGGGAGGGCCGGGCGATCAACATCCACCACAGCTTCCTGCCGTCGTTCATCGGCGCGATGCCCTACCACCAGGCGCACGCGCGGGGCGTCAAGCTCATCGGGGCGACGTGCCACTACGTCACCGAGCACCTCGACGCCGGACCGATCATCGAGCAGGACGTGATCCGCGTCGACCACTCCGACACCGCACCGGAGATGGTCCGTCGCGGCCGCGACATAGAGCGGCTCGTGCTCGCCCGCGGGCTGCGTTGGCACCTGGAGGACCGGGTGCTGGTGCACGGCAACCGGACGGTCGTCTTCCGGTGA
- a CDS encoding GyrI-like domain-containing protein, which translates to MDTTPTLPTVSASDLTLTTVPARTLLVVDGRGGAEGLPFAAAVRALFRARAALGAPMGVPLEGTYAQDGDPLRFHLDEPAGWHWTLAVPAPEGCTARTVAALDHVAPVALRVQGGHRAAQLVHAGRYEDEAPSLAALYGFVAGRGLRPAGAHTEVYLTDPTVTEPSRNRTILRVPVWTA; encoded by the coding sequence ATGGACACGACCCCGACGCTCCCCACCGTCTCGGCGAGCGACCTCACCCTGACCACCGTCCCCGCCCGCACGCTGCTCGTCGTCGACGGCCGCGGGGGCGCCGAGGGGCTCCCGTTCGCCGCGGCCGTGCGGGCCCTGTTCCGCGCCCGGGCCGCCCTCGGAGCGCCGATGGGGGTGCCGCTGGAGGGCACCTACGCGCAGGACGGCGACCCGCTGCGCTTCCACCTCGACGAGCCCGCCGGCTGGCACTGGACCCTCGCCGTCCCGGCGCCGGAGGGCTGCACGGCCCGGACGGTGGCGGCCCTGGACCACGTGGCGCCGGTCGCGCTGCGGGTCCAGGGTGGGCACCGGGCGGCGCAGCTCGTGCACGCCGGCCGGTACGAGGACGAGGCGCCCTCGCTCGCCGCGCTCTACGGCTTCGTCGCCGGGCGCGGGCTGCGCCCGGCGGGGGCGCACACCGAGGTGTACCTGACCGACCCGACGGTGACCGAGCCGTCGCGCAACCGCACGATCCTCCGGGTGCCGGTGTGGACGGCCTGA